One window of Myxocyprinus asiaticus isolate MX2 ecotype Aquarium Trade chromosome 6, UBuf_Myxa_2, whole genome shotgun sequence genomic DNA carries:
- the LOC127442330 gene encoding zona pellucida sperm-binding protein 3-like isoform X8, with translation MDQIVFQTEITSTTSLKTTPVYYPVSCAYERPENWAPPLYDPLLFQTHGQGDLAFHMALMKDDFSGVATSTTFSLGSMIPIAASVDQQSHQPLMLLLEECVASTTPEIGPDSHIYPLITNKGCLVDSKKTSSVFLPRSQLSEIRLNLQAFKFAIGEDVYIHCKLVAWDPRDLDGGKKACQYDKSSSRWLLLDDPSQSSLCSCCDTKCRGRKKRGITADSLMLNSVLGPLVIIGN, from the exons ATGGATCAGATTGTTTTTCAGACCGAGATCACTTCTACCACTTCATTGAAAACTACACCGGTTTATTATCCTGTCTCCTGTGCTTATGAAAG GCCAGAAAACTGGGCACCTCCTTTGTATGATCCTCTGCTCTTTCAAACACATGGCCAGGGAGATTTGGCCTTTCATATGGCGCTCATGAAAG ATGATTTTAGTGGTGTGGCCACTTCCACAACCTTTTCACTGGGCTCAATGATCCCAATCGCTGCCTCAGTAGACCAGCAGTCCCATCAGCCATTAATGCTGCTCTTGGAAGAATGTGTGGCATCTACAACACCAGAGATTGGTCCAGATTCTCATATTTACCCACTCATCACCAATAAAGG GTGTCTGGTAGATAGCAAAAAGACCAGCTCAGTGTTTCTGCCAAGAAGCCAATTGTCGGAGATCAGGCTAAATCTTCAAGCCTTCAAGTTTGCCATCGGCGAGGAT GTCTACATTCATTGCAAGCTTGTGGCATGGGATCCAAGAGACCTGGATGGTGGCAAGAAAGCTTGTCAATATGACAAGTCCAGCTCCAG ATGGCTGCTACTTGATGATCCTTCCCAGAGTTCTCTCTGCAGCTGCTGTGACACTAAATGTCGAGGAAGAAAGAAAAGAGGAATAACAGCTG ATTCCTTAATGTTGAATTCTGTGCTTGGGCCATTGGTTATTATTGGAAACTGA
- the LOC127442330 gene encoding zona pellucida sperm-binding protein 3-like isoform X5: MDQIVFQTEITSTTSLKTTPVYYPVSCAYERPENWAPPLYDPLLFQTHGQGDLAFHMALMKDDFSGVATSTTFSLGSMIPIAASVDQQSHQPLMLLLEECVASTTPEIGPDSHIYPLITNKGCLVDSKKTSSVFLPRSQLSEIRLNLQAFKFAIGEDVSSLNLVVFCVGVAFYLILCHPKVYIHCKLVAWDPRDLDGGKKACQYDKSSSRYNHRSLNIFLPFVTIMNGPVSFCRWLLLDDPSQSSLCSCCDTKCRGRKKRGITADSLMLNSVLGPLVIIGN, translated from the exons ATGGATCAGATTGTTTTTCAGACCGAGATCACTTCTACCACTTCATTGAAAACTACACCGGTTTATTATCCTGTCTCCTGTGCTTATGAAAG GCCAGAAAACTGGGCACCTCCTTTGTATGATCCTCTGCTCTTTCAAACACATGGCCAGGGAGATTTGGCCTTTCATATGGCGCTCATGAAAG ATGATTTTAGTGGTGTGGCCACTTCCACAACCTTTTCACTGGGCTCAATGATCCCAATCGCTGCCTCAGTAGACCAGCAGTCCCATCAGCCATTAATGCTGCTCTTGGAAGAATGTGTGGCATCTACAACACCAGAGATTGGTCCAGATTCTCATATTTACCCACTCATCACCAATAAAGG GTGTCTGGTAGATAGCAAAAAGACCAGCTCAGTGTTTCTGCCAAGAAGCCAATTGTCGGAGATCAGGCTAAATCTTCAAGCCTTCAAGTTTGCCATCGGCGAGGATGTGAGTTCACTGAATTTAGTTGTCTTTTGTGTTGgtgttgcattttatttaatattatgccATCCTAAGGTCTACATTCATTGCAAGCTTGTGGCATGGGATCCAAGAGACCTGGATGGTGGCAAGAAAGCTTGTCAATATGACAAGTCCAGCTCCAGGTATAATCATAGAAGTTTGAATATTTTCCTGCCCTTTGTAACCATAATGAATGGTCCTGTTTCTTTTTGCAGATGGCTGCTACTTGATGATCCTTCCCAGAGTTCTCTCTGCAGCTGCTGTGACACTAAATGTCGAGGAAGAAAGAAAAGAGGAATAACAGCTG ATTCCTTAATGTTGAATTCTGTGCTTGGGCCATTGGTTATTATTGGAAACTGA
- the LOC127442330 gene encoding zona pellucida sperm-binding protein 3-like isoform X7 produces the protein MDQIVFQTEITSTTSLKTTPVYYPVSCAYERPENWAPPLYDPLLFQTHGQGDLAFHMALMKDDFSGVATSTTFSLGSMIPIAASVDQQSHQPLMLLLEECVASTTPEIGPDSHIYPLITNKGCLVDSKKTSSVFLPRSQLSEIRLNLQAFKFAIGEDVYIHCKLVAWDPRDLDGGKKACQYDKSSSRYNHRSLNIFLPFVTIMNGPVSFCRWLLLDDPSQSSLCSCCDTKCRGRKKRGITADSLMLNSVLGPLVIIGN, from the exons ATGGATCAGATTGTTTTTCAGACCGAGATCACTTCTACCACTTCATTGAAAACTACACCGGTTTATTATCCTGTCTCCTGTGCTTATGAAAG GCCAGAAAACTGGGCACCTCCTTTGTATGATCCTCTGCTCTTTCAAACACATGGCCAGGGAGATTTGGCCTTTCATATGGCGCTCATGAAAG ATGATTTTAGTGGTGTGGCCACTTCCACAACCTTTTCACTGGGCTCAATGATCCCAATCGCTGCCTCAGTAGACCAGCAGTCCCATCAGCCATTAATGCTGCTCTTGGAAGAATGTGTGGCATCTACAACACCAGAGATTGGTCCAGATTCTCATATTTACCCACTCATCACCAATAAAGG GTGTCTGGTAGATAGCAAAAAGACCAGCTCAGTGTTTCTGCCAAGAAGCCAATTGTCGGAGATCAGGCTAAATCTTCAAGCCTTCAAGTTTGCCATCGGCGAGGAT GTCTACATTCATTGCAAGCTTGTGGCATGGGATCCAAGAGACCTGGATGGTGGCAAGAAAGCTTGTCAATATGACAAGTCCAGCTCCAGGTATAATCATAGAAGTTTGAATATTTTCCTGCCCTTTGTAACCATAATGAATGGTCCTGTTTCTTTTTGCAGATGGCTGCTACTTGATGATCCTTCCCAGAGTTCTCTCTGCAGCTGCTGTGACACTAAATGTCGAGGAAGAAAGAAAAGAGGAATAACAGCTG ATTCCTTAATGTTGAATTCTGTGCTTGGGCCATTGGTTATTATTGGAAACTGA
- the LOC127442330 gene encoding zona pellucida sperm-binding protein 3-like isoform X6 — protein sequence MDQIVFQTEITSTTSLKTTPVYYPVSCAYERPENWAPPLYDPLLFQTHGQGDLAFHMALMKDDFSGVATSTTFSLGSMIPIAASVDQQSHQPLMLLLEECVASTTPEIGPDSHIYPLITNKGYVQRLVVLFSTSSLAAFLNYLIFIFRCLVDSKKTSSVFLPRSQLSEIRLNLQAFKFAIGEDVYIHCKLVAWDPRDLDGGKKACQYDKSSSRWLLLDDPSQSSLCSCCDTKCRGRKKRGITADSLMLNSVLGPLVIIGN from the exons ATGGATCAGATTGTTTTTCAGACCGAGATCACTTCTACCACTTCATTGAAAACTACACCGGTTTATTATCCTGTCTCCTGTGCTTATGAAAG GCCAGAAAACTGGGCACCTCCTTTGTATGATCCTCTGCTCTTTCAAACACATGGCCAGGGAGATTTGGCCTTTCATATGGCGCTCATGAAAG ATGATTTTAGTGGTGTGGCCACTTCCACAACCTTTTCACTGGGCTCAATGATCCCAATCGCTGCCTCAGTAGACCAGCAGTCCCATCAGCCATTAATGCTGCTCTTGGAAGAATGTGTGGCATCTACAACACCAGAGATTGGTCCAGATTCTCATATTTACCCACTCATCACCAATAAAGGGTATGTTCAGAGGCTAGTAGTGCTCTTTTCCACTTCAAGTCTGGCTGCCTTTCTGAATTATCTGATTTTTATCTTTAGGTGTCTGGTAGATAGCAAAAAGACCAGCTCAGTGTTTCTGCCAAGAAGCCAATTGTCGGAGATCAGGCTAAATCTTCAAGCCTTCAAGTTTGCCATCGGCGAGGAT GTCTACATTCATTGCAAGCTTGTGGCATGGGATCCAAGAGACCTGGATGGTGGCAAGAAAGCTTGTCAATATGACAAGTCCAGCTCCAG ATGGCTGCTACTTGATGATCCTTCCCAGAGTTCTCTCTGCAGCTGCTGTGACACTAAATGTCGAGGAAGAAAGAAAAGAGGAATAACAGCTG ATTCCTTAATGTTGAATTCTGTGCTTGGGCCATTGGTTATTATTGGAAACTGA
- the LOC127442330 gene encoding zona pellucida sperm-binding protein 3-like isoform X3: MDQIVFQTEITSTTSLKTTPVYYPVSCAYERPENWAPPLYDPLLFQTHGQGDLAFHMALMKDDFSGVATSTTFSLGSMIPIAASVDQQSHQPLMLLLEECVASTTPEIGPDSHIYPLITNKGYVQRLVVLFSTSSLAAFLNYLIFIFRCLVDSKKTSSVFLPRSQLSEIRLNLQAFKFAIGEDVYIHCKLVAWDPRDLDGGKKACQYDKSSSRYNHRSLNIFLPFVTIMNGPVSFCRWLLLDDPSQSSLCSCCDTKCRGRKKRGITADSLMLNSVLGPLVIIGN, encoded by the exons ATGGATCAGATTGTTTTTCAGACCGAGATCACTTCTACCACTTCATTGAAAACTACACCGGTTTATTATCCTGTCTCCTGTGCTTATGAAAG GCCAGAAAACTGGGCACCTCCTTTGTATGATCCTCTGCTCTTTCAAACACATGGCCAGGGAGATTTGGCCTTTCATATGGCGCTCATGAAAG ATGATTTTAGTGGTGTGGCCACTTCCACAACCTTTTCACTGGGCTCAATGATCCCAATCGCTGCCTCAGTAGACCAGCAGTCCCATCAGCCATTAATGCTGCTCTTGGAAGAATGTGTGGCATCTACAACACCAGAGATTGGTCCAGATTCTCATATTTACCCACTCATCACCAATAAAGGGTATGTTCAGAGGCTAGTAGTGCTCTTTTCCACTTCAAGTCTGGCTGCCTTTCTGAATTATCTGATTTTTATCTTTAGGTGTCTGGTAGATAGCAAAAAGACCAGCTCAGTGTTTCTGCCAAGAAGCCAATTGTCGGAGATCAGGCTAAATCTTCAAGCCTTCAAGTTTGCCATCGGCGAGGAT GTCTACATTCATTGCAAGCTTGTGGCATGGGATCCAAGAGACCTGGATGGTGGCAAGAAAGCTTGTCAATATGACAAGTCCAGCTCCAGGTATAATCATAGAAGTTTGAATATTTTCCTGCCCTTTGTAACCATAATGAATGGTCCTGTTTCTTTTTGCAGATGGCTGCTACTTGATGATCCTTCCCAGAGTTCTCTCTGCAGCTGCTGTGACACTAAATGTCGAGGAAGAAAGAAAAGAGGAATAACAGCTG ATTCCTTAATGTTGAATTCTGTGCTTGGGCCATTGGTTATTATTGGAAACTGA
- the LOC127442330 gene encoding uncharacterized protein LOC127442330 isoform X1: MDQIVFQTEITSTTSLKTTPVYYPVSCAYERPENWAPPLYDPLLFQTHGQGDLAFHMALMKDDFSGVATSTTFSLGSMIPIAASVDQQSHQPLMLLLEECVASTTPEIGPDSHIYPLITNKGYVQRLVVLFSTSSLAAFLNYLIFIFRCLVDSKKTSSVFLPRSQLSEIRLNLQAFKFAIGEDVSSLNLVVFCVGVAFYLILCHPKVYIHCKLVAWDPRDLDGGKKACQYDKSSSRYNHRSLNIFLPFVTIMNGPVSFCRWLLLDDPSQSSLCSCCDTKCRGRKKRGITADSLMLNSVLGPLVIIGN; encoded by the exons ATGGATCAGATTGTTTTTCAGACCGAGATCACTTCTACCACTTCATTGAAAACTACACCGGTTTATTATCCTGTCTCCTGTGCTTATGAAAG GCCAGAAAACTGGGCACCTCCTTTGTATGATCCTCTGCTCTTTCAAACACATGGCCAGGGAGATTTGGCCTTTCATATGGCGCTCATGAAAG ATGATTTTAGTGGTGTGGCCACTTCCACAACCTTTTCACTGGGCTCAATGATCCCAATCGCTGCCTCAGTAGACCAGCAGTCCCATCAGCCATTAATGCTGCTCTTGGAAGAATGTGTGGCATCTACAACACCAGAGATTGGTCCAGATTCTCATATTTACCCACTCATCACCAATAAAGGGTATGTTCAGAGGCTAGTAGTGCTCTTTTCCACTTCAAGTCTGGCTGCCTTTCTGAATTATCTGATTTTTATCTTTAGGTGTCTGGTAGATAGCAAAAAGACCAGCTCAGTGTTTCTGCCAAGAAGCCAATTGTCGGAGATCAGGCTAAATCTTCAAGCCTTCAAGTTTGCCATCGGCGAGGATGTGAGTTCACTGAATTTAGTTGTCTTTTGTGTTGgtgttgcattttatttaatattatgccATCCTAAGGTCTACATTCATTGCAAGCTTGTGGCATGGGATCCAAGAGACCTGGATGGTGGCAAGAAAGCTTGTCAATATGACAAGTCCAGCTCCAGGTATAATCATAGAAGTTTGAATATTTTCCTGCCCTTTGTAACCATAATGAATGGTCCTGTTTCTTTTTGCAGATGGCTGCTACTTGATGATCCTTCCCAGAGTTCTCTCTGCAGCTGCTGTGACACTAAATGTCGAGGAAGAAAGAAAAGAGGAATAACAGCTG ATTCCTTAATGTTGAATTCTGTGCTTGGGCCATTGGTTATTATTGGAAACTGA
- the LOC127442330 gene encoding uncharacterized protein LOC127442330 isoform X2: MKSLKTQGFVSALFLIWHVVAPRPENWAPPLYDPLLFQTHGQGDLAFHMALMKDDFSGVATSTTFSLGSMIPIAASVDQQSHQPLMLLLEECVASTTPEIGPDSHIYPLITNKGYVQRLVVLFSTSSLAAFLNYLIFIFRCLVDSKKTSSVFLPRSQLSEIRLNLQAFKFAIGEDVSSLNLVVFCVGVAFYLILCHPKVYIHCKLVAWDPRDLDGGKKACQYDKSSSRYNHRSLNIFLPFVTIMNGPVSFCRWLLLDDPSQSSLCSCCDTKCRGRKKRGITADSLMLNSVLGPLVIIGN; encoded by the exons ATGAAAAGTCTTAAGACCCAAGGGTTTGtatctgctctatttttaatcTGGCATGTTGTTGCTCCAAGGCCAGAAAACTGGGCACCTCCTTTGTATGATCCTCTGCTCTTTCAAACACATGGCCAGGGAGATTTGGCCTTTCATATGGCGCTCATGAAAG ATGATTTTAGTGGTGTGGCCACTTCCACAACCTTTTCACTGGGCTCAATGATCCCAATCGCTGCCTCAGTAGACCAGCAGTCCCATCAGCCATTAATGCTGCTCTTGGAAGAATGTGTGGCATCTACAACACCAGAGATTGGTCCAGATTCTCATATTTACCCACTCATCACCAATAAAGGGTATGTTCAGAGGCTAGTAGTGCTCTTTTCCACTTCAAGTCTGGCTGCCTTTCTGAATTATCTGATTTTTATCTTTAGGTGTCTGGTAGATAGCAAAAAGACCAGCTCAGTGTTTCTGCCAAGAAGCCAATTGTCGGAGATCAGGCTAAATCTTCAAGCCTTCAAGTTTGCCATCGGCGAGGATGTGAGTTCACTGAATTTAGTTGTCTTTTGTGTTGgtgttgcattttatttaatattatgccATCCTAAGGTCTACATTCATTGCAAGCTTGTGGCATGGGATCCAAGAGACCTGGATGGTGGCAAGAAAGCTTGTCAATATGACAAGTCCAGCTCCAGGTATAATCATAGAAGTTTGAATATTTTCCTGCCCTTTGTAACCATAATGAATGGTCCTGTTTCTTTTTGCAGATGGCTGCTACTTGATGATCCTTCCCAGAGTTCTCTCTGCAGCTGCTGTGACACTAAATGTCGAGGAAGAAAGAAAAGAGGAATAACAGCTG ATTCCTTAATGTTGAATTCTGTGCTTGGGCCATTGGTTATTATTGGAAACTGA
- the LOC127442330 gene encoding zona pellucida sperm-binding protein 3-like isoform X4 yields MDQIVFQTEITSTTSLKTTPVYYPVSCAYERPENWAPPLYDPLLFQTHGQGDLAFHMALMKDDFSGVATSTTFSLGSMIPIAASVDQQSHQPLMLLLEECVASTTPEIGPDSHIYPLITNKGYVQRLVVLFSTSSLAAFLNYLIFIFRCLVDSKKTSSVFLPRSQLSEIRLNLQAFKFAIGEDVSSLNLVVFCVGVAFYLILCHPKVYIHCKLVAWDPRDLDGGKKACQYDKSSSRWLLLDDPSQSSLCSCCDTKCRGRKKRGITADSLMLNSVLGPLVIIGN; encoded by the exons ATGGATCAGATTGTTTTTCAGACCGAGATCACTTCTACCACTTCATTGAAAACTACACCGGTTTATTATCCTGTCTCCTGTGCTTATGAAAG GCCAGAAAACTGGGCACCTCCTTTGTATGATCCTCTGCTCTTTCAAACACATGGCCAGGGAGATTTGGCCTTTCATATGGCGCTCATGAAAG ATGATTTTAGTGGTGTGGCCACTTCCACAACCTTTTCACTGGGCTCAATGATCCCAATCGCTGCCTCAGTAGACCAGCAGTCCCATCAGCCATTAATGCTGCTCTTGGAAGAATGTGTGGCATCTACAACACCAGAGATTGGTCCAGATTCTCATATTTACCCACTCATCACCAATAAAGGGTATGTTCAGAGGCTAGTAGTGCTCTTTTCCACTTCAAGTCTGGCTGCCTTTCTGAATTATCTGATTTTTATCTTTAGGTGTCTGGTAGATAGCAAAAAGACCAGCTCAGTGTTTCTGCCAAGAAGCCAATTGTCGGAGATCAGGCTAAATCTTCAAGCCTTCAAGTTTGCCATCGGCGAGGATGTGAGTTCACTGAATTTAGTTGTCTTTTGTGTTGgtgttgcattttatttaatattatgccATCCTAAGGTCTACATTCATTGCAAGCTTGTGGCATGGGATCCAAGAGACCTGGATGGTGGCAAGAAAGCTTGTCAATATGACAAGTCCAGCTCCAG ATGGCTGCTACTTGATGATCCTTCCCAGAGTTCTCTCTGCAGCTGCTGTGACACTAAATGTCGAGGAAGAAAGAAAAGAGGAATAACAGCTG ATTCCTTAATGTTGAATTCTGTGCTTGGGCCATTGGTTATTATTGGAAACTGA